A part of Mucilaginibacter defluvii genomic DNA contains:
- a CDS encoding MBL fold metallo-hydrolase, giving the protein MHIVFHGAARNVTGSKHYIELNDGTSLLLDCGMFQGLGEHTDDMNEHFGFNPQKLDYMILSHAHIDHCGLIPRLIAEGFNGPIFCTPPTMNLARILLMDSARIQTQDAEYSNRQRKRKGQKLIEPLYNEEDAMTAMRQFKVVEYNEVYEISPRIKFTLTDAGHVVGSAAVHLTILEEGKETRITFSGDVGRYGDLLLKSPQTFPQADYILLESTYGDSLHKDIGPIEDALLEVIRNTCERKKGKVIIPAFSVGRTQELLYALNALELRGVLPDVPFYVDSPLSLQATQVLKDHPEVYNKNVKEVMKIDDDPFAFKGLRFIESTEESIALNDDPRPCVIISSSGMAEAGRVKHHIKNNINNQKNTILIVGYCEPNSLGGHLMRGEREVYIFGEQYQVNADVEVIKSMSAHGDYEDLLHFVSCQNPAQVKKLFLVHGEYDVQQIFAEKLKEKGFKEVEIPYQHSRVDL; this is encoded by the coding sequence ATGCATATAGTTTTTCATGGTGCTGCGCGCAACGTAACCGGCAGCAAACATTATATTGAACTTAACGATGGCACGTCGTTATTACTTGATTGCGGTATGTTCCAGGGGTTGGGTGAACATACTGATGATATGAACGAGCATTTCGGCTTTAACCCGCAAAAGCTGGATTACATGATCCTTTCGCACGCGCATATTGATCATTGCGGCTTAATACCCCGCCTGATAGCCGAGGGTTTTAACGGGCCGATATTTTGCACCCCGCCAACCATGAACCTTGCGCGTATACTGCTGATGGATTCAGCACGGATACAAACGCAGGATGCCGAGTACAGCAACCGCCAGCGTAAACGCAAAGGGCAGAAACTGATAGAGCCATTGTATAACGAGGAAGATGCCATGACGGCCATGCGCCAGTTTAAGGTGGTTGAATATAACGAGGTGTACGAGATATCGCCACGAATAAAATTTACCCTTACTGATGCCGGCCACGTGGTGGGCAGCGCTGCCGTACACTTAACCATACTGGAGGAAGGAAAAGAAACCCGGATTACCTTTAGCGGTGATGTGGGCCGTTACGGCGACTTGCTGCTTAAAAGCCCGCAAACCTTTCCGCAGGCTGATTACATCTTGCTGGAATCAACCTACGGCGATTCGCTGCACAAGGACATTGGCCCGATTGAGGATGCCCTGCTGGAAGTGATACGCAATACCTGCGAACGTAAAAAGGGAAAGGTGATTATCCCCGCATTCAGTGTTGGCCGCACGCAGGAACTTTTATATGCGCTGAATGCGCTTGAGTTGCGCGGCGTGTTACCTGACGTGCCTTTTTATGTAGATAGTCCGTTATCGCTACAAGCTACCCAGGTACTGAAAGATCACCCCGAAGTGTATAATAAGAATGTAAAAGAGGTGATGAAGATAGACGATGATCCGTTCGCATTTAAAGGTCTGCGTTTTATTGAATCAACCGAAGAGTCCATTGCCCTGAATGATGATCCGCGACCATGTGTAATCATCTCGTCATCAGGTATGGCCGAGGCGGGCAGGGTAAAGCATCATATTAAAAACAACATCAACAACCAAAAGAACACCATACTGATTGTTGGCTATTGCGAACCAAATTCACTGGGTGGGCACCTGATGCGCGGCGAGCGTGAAGTATACATTTTTGGAGAGCAGTACCAGGTAAACGCCGATGTTGAAGTGATCAAATCAATGAGCGCGCACGGCGATTACGAAGACTTGCTGCATTTTGTATCCTGCCAGAATCCCGCACAGGTAAAAAAATTATTCCTGGTGCATGGTGAGTATGACGTTCAGCAAATTTTTGCGGAGAAGTTAAAAGAAAAGGGTTTTAAGGAAGTGGAAATACCTTACCAGCATAGTAGGGTTGATCTGTAA
- a CDS encoding BlaI/MecI/CopY family transcriptional regulator, which translates to MEIKELTRAEEQIMQVLWQLKKGYVKDVIEQLPEPKPAYNTVSTIIRILETKGFVGHTAYGKSHEYHPVISKEQYQDFASDKLLSGYFNNSVNSMLSFFVKKEKINLKEADEIMKLIEKLKK; encoded by the coding sequence ATGGAAATTAAAGAGTTAACACGAGCCGAAGAGCAAATAATGCAGGTATTATGGCAATTAAAAAAGGGATACGTGAAAGATGTGATAGAGCAATTGCCCGAGCCTAAACCCGCCTATAATACCGTATCAACCATCATTCGGATACTGGAAACCAAGGGTTTTGTTGGGCATACCGCCTATGGCAAAAGCCATGAATATCACCCGGTGATCAGCAAGGAGCAGTACCAGGATTTCGCGTCAGACAAGTTGCTGAGCGGTTACTTTAACAACTCGGTTAACAGCATGCTCTCATTTTTTGTAAAAAAGGAAAAAATAAACCTCAAAGAGGCCGACGAGATAATGAAACTGATTGAAAAACTAAAAAAATAA
- a CDS encoding TonB family protein — protein sequence MTWWQYLILANLYLGLFYGFYALLLRKETFFQLNRIYLVASATLSFLLPLIQANWVQNLFITQQVKTVIYNAPVIALQYTGTENDIVSIGHIIAYAYLAGLLAFAIRFTWQLASLQRLIGKHTAGAYSFFNKIRVSGELSEHDVVSAHEHVHARQWHSADVMLIELISIINWFNPVVYLYRKAVKHIHEFIADRQVIDAGADRAGYAMLLLNQTFNAPVHSLVNPFFNHSLLKQRIMMLQKNRSQRVKLLKYGLSAPLFVLMLILSSATINDNKTVKAINKTAEKVLGKSVAEVVPTEYITIDEPVKQQPKQTVKQIEIIEPQTLTAQAKPMELTLDTVPKGGNEVFTAVEQQPEFPGGIKAFAKYLQTNIKYPAEDVKNKASGKVFVQFIVERDGSLNDIQVLRGISETMNAEAVRVLKRSPKWSPGKQNGNTVRVQYTVPIAFNLPLADNAVKESEKQGTLIPGNGDDDDKPQFTGQKVKGKLDEVVVIGYGKKDTSKFRQGLMLRGKADLKGVTYYLNGKEMTEKDIKELDPNTIKSINVTKDASKKEGEKGYSKIMVNTK from the coding sequence ATGACCTGGTGGCAATATTTAATACTGGCAAACCTGTACCTGGGCTTGTTTTATGGGTTTTATGCCCTGTTGCTTCGTAAAGAAACGTTTTTTCAGCTTAACCGTATCTACCTGGTAGCATCGGCAACATTGTCGTTCCTGCTGCCGCTTATACAGGCAAACTGGGTACAAAACCTGTTTATAACGCAGCAGGTAAAAACGGTTATTTACAACGCGCCGGTAATTGCACTGCAATACACGGGTACCGAGAACGACATCGTTAGTATAGGACATATTATTGCCTATGCTTACCTGGCGGGGTTGCTGGCATTCGCCATCAGGTTTACCTGGCAGCTGGCCAGCCTGCAAAGGCTCATCGGCAAACATACGGCGGGCGCGTACTCCTTCTTTAATAAGATACGGGTAAGCGGTGAACTATCAGAACACGATGTAGTATCGGCACATGAGCATGTACATGCCCGCCAGTGGCACTCGGCAGACGTTATGCTGATCGAGCTTATCAGCATCATCAACTGGTTTAACCCGGTAGTTTACCTTTACCGCAAGGCCGTAAAGCACATACACGAGTTTATAGCCGACCGCCAGGTAATTGACGCGGGCGCCGATAGGGCAGGTTACGCCATGTTGCTGCTTAACCAAACCTTTAATGCGCCGGTACACAGTTTAGTTAACCCCTTTTTTAATCACAGTCTTTTAAAACAACGTATCATGATGTTACAAAAAAACAGGTCGCAGCGCGTTAAGTTGCTAAAATACGGCCTCTCTGCCCCATTATTCGTGCTGATGCTGATCCTTTCATCAGCTACTATAAACGATAACAAAACGGTAAAGGCAATTAATAAAACCGCCGAAAAGGTACTGGGAAAATCGGTAGCCGAAGTGGTGCCGACAGAATATATTACTATTGACGAACCGGTTAAGCAACAGCCTAAACAAACAGTTAAGCAAATTGAGATAATTGAACCTCAAACACTGACAGCACAGGCAAAACCGATGGAGCTTACGCTTGATACCGTGCCTAAAGGAGGCAATGAGGTTTTTACCGCTGTTGAGCAACAACCCGAGTTTCCGGGAGGGATAAAGGCGTTTGCTAAATATCTTCAAACCAATATTAAGTACCCCGCAGAGGATGTAAAAAACAAAGCATCGGGTAAGGTATTTGTTCAGTTTATTGTAGAAAGAGATGGATCATTAAATGATATACAGGTATTACGTGGTATATCTGAAACGATGAATGCCGAAGCGGTAAGGGTATTAAAACGATCGCCTAAATGGTCACCCGGAAAACAAAATGGTAATACTGTTAGGGTACAATATACCGTACCAATAGCATTTAATCTTCCGTTGGCCGATAATGCTGTCAAGGAAAGCGAAAAGCAGGGCACGCTGATACCCGGTAACGGCGATGACGACGACAAACCGCAGTTTACCGGCCAGAAGGTAAAAGGCAAGCTTGATGAAGTGGTGGTAATTGGCTACGGCAAAAAAGACACATCAAAATTCCGTCAAGGGCTTATGCTTAGAGGAAAAGCGGACTTAAAAGGTGTAACGTATTACTTAAACGGCAAGGAAATGACAGAGAAAGATATAAAAGAACTTGACCCGAACACCATAAAGAGCATTAATGTAACTAAAGACGCATCGAAAAAAGAAGGTGAAAAGGGTTACAGCAAAATCATGGTAAACACCAAATAA
- a CDS encoding glycoside hydrolase family 10 protein, with translation MRIYSVAVLYILLVLSGLRVYAQPARELEIADNYKPEPKREFRGVWIATVVNIDWPSSSRSLPDKQKTELLTLLDEHHETGINAVMLQVRPAADALYAKSFEPWSKYLTGQQGRAPSPNYDPLEFAVTEAHKRGMELHAWFNPYRATFDKNFNAVASDHITRLKPEWFFTYGGIKLFNPGIPEVREYIVRVVLNVVNNYDVDGIHLDDYFYPYPIAGQRINDQEAFEKYGTGFTDIKDWRRNNVDVLIKMLSDSIHAHKPSMKFGISPFGIWANKYQNPEGSETNGGSSYYEQYADSRKWIREGWLDYINPQLYWPIGNRAAAFDKLADWWSNNTNNRHLYIGQAPYRLLERKTAAFRNPSELPNQINYLRNNPRVQGSVYFSSNSLISNPLGIADSLRNTYYRYPALPPPMLWLDSVAPNVPRNLTVKETGRGVRLSWQEPTPAHDSEPVYGYVIYRFEEGERTDINDPKNIISIKYNADLFYDDNTAQKGKHYLYIVTAIDRIKNESERSPAVAVSN, from the coding sequence ATGCGTATCTACTCCGTTGCTGTATTATACATTTTGCTGGTGCTGTCGGGTTTACGTGTGTATGCACAGCCTGCACGGGAGCTTGAGATAGCCGATAACTATAAACCCGAACCCAAGCGTGAGTTTAGGGGGGTGTGGATAGCCACTGTTGTAAATATCGACTGGCCGAGCAGTTCACGCTCGTTACCGGACAAGCAGAAAACCGAACTGCTTACTTTGCTTGATGAGCATCATGAAACCGGAATCAACGCCGTTATGCTGCAGGTACGCCCGGCTGCCGACGCGCTTTACGCCAAGAGCTTTGAGCCATGGTCAAAATACCTTACCGGGCAGCAGGGGAGGGCACCATCGCCAAATTACGATCCGCTGGAGTTTGCCGTAACCGAGGCGCATAAACGCGGTATGGAACTGCATGCCTGGTTTAACCCTTACCGGGCTACTTTTGATAAGAATTTTAACGCTGTTGCAAGCGATCATATTACCCGCTTAAAACCCGAGTGGTTTTTTACCTATGGCGGTATTAAACTGTTTAACCCGGGCATACCGGAGGTTAGGGAATACATTGTGCGGGTAGTACTCAATGTGGTTAATAATTATGATGTTGACGGTATACACCTCGATGATTATTTTTACCCGTACCCCATAGCCGGCCAGCGCATAAACGACCAGGAAGCATTTGAAAAATATGGCACCGGTTTTACCGACATAAAGGACTGGCGCCGCAATAATGTAGACGTATTGATAAAAATGCTGAGCGACAGTATACACGCACACAAGCCTTCTATGAAATTTGGTATCAGTCCGTTTGGAATATGGGCTAATAAATACCAGAACCCTGAAGGTTCTGAAACCAACGGCGGCTCATCTTATTACGAACAATATGCCGATAGCCGTAAATGGATACGTGAGGGGTGGCTGGATTACATTAACCCGCAATTATACTGGCCTATAGGTAACCGAGCGGCCGCGTTTGATAAGCTTGCCGACTGGTGGAGCAACAATACCAATAACCGGCATTTATATATCGGGCAGGCGCCATACCGTTTGCTGGAAAGAAAGACAGCCGCTTTCCGTAACCCATCTGAATTGCCTAACCAAATTAACTACCTGCGCAATAATCCGCGTGTGCAGGGCAGTGTTTACTTTAGTTCGAATTCGCTGATCAGTAATCCGCTGGGTATTGCCGATTCGTTGCGTAACACGTATTACCGTTACCCCGCATTGCCGCCGCCTATGCTTTGGCTGGATTCTGTTGCGCCTAACGTGCCGCGTAATCTCACCGTAAAGGAAACCGGCAGGGGTGTGCGCCTAAGCTGGCAGGAACCCACCCCCGCACATGATAGCGAACCGGTTTATGGCTACGTGATCTACCGTTTTGAAGAAGGTGAGCGTACTGATATCAACGACCCTAAAAATATCATCAGCATTAAGTACAACGCCGACCTGTTTTACGACGATAACACCGCGCAAAAAGGAAAACATTACTTATACATTGTAACGGCCATCGACCGTATAAAAAACGAAAGCGAGCGTTCGCCTGCTGTCGCGGTAAGCAATTAA
- a CDS encoding sensor histidine kinase, with translation MSYRVKIRLLLALLTVSLFITAVILPNSYTPGRTLEQTARILEDNIHEREHFIEEILNDSVKFNELRQLRKNDQLALKLIKDYTVKNHIWFITLDSGSLSFWSGVKVLPPNPGRIKPGRSFIKQPNGYYEAVRKDDGAFSAIFLFPIKQNYAFQNNYLRNGFTKDLLKDDDDIVDLADFTDRQFYPVHSVSGQYLFGVKLKNDAVNSRYFYSELTVWFFAFLVLCLLVNDLCLQLARRGKALLSIVLLVCFISALRFVNLFYRWPDFTFKLDLFNPSHYASNALFPSLGDFCINILFTTWLAAFIYVNRNYLLNNIRSRAGSYAVLLGCSAFIVGISAWLLELFKGLIINSNINFDVTNVLNLSGLSVVGLGVLCFAFLIFYLINDAFAAICIKLPISNAHKAFVFLMVIVTATAVYTWINSFNVFFLLMGVMVFIRAYDYRFADGRLSAVPLLIMVFVGAIISSLELNTFQSIKEIGQRKLLIKKLLVPDDANVNESLGKLEKRILKDTEVTGAFGKPGQDAALKTRLQKLYFDGTLSRYELNIHQFDNNEQPLGTDTSYSLSVFKDLVMYSSFKVSNYFYRENESFGSQNYFAVMPVSDQGVRKGCIVIELRSKKLNNPRAFPELLVEGVNNQSDEFKNYSYAFYTDGRLVTQSGNYVYDVVNKTFDAPVTTYRFVTTNSIYPEWYRTFSRHNHLVFKQSKRNVIVVSRSENSLFFGVTALTFFFVLLLLFSLLVVLIRWLWLRIRILYVSDNRIKWGFRINFDKILYKTRIQFSMILAVVFTLIIVGFITFLFISTQYNSQQEEMIRGKIARITEAFEKGQFNKYIDNINKEKLTDFDELANTYSADLTLFNLQGIPLISTQPKIYEYGLHVKRMNARAFIYMNRFQKSEYVNDEQIGDLNYKSVYAPLKNNKQETVAYLQLPYFSNEVDYKTQVGALLNAMINVYALVFIAIGLLAVIIARQITAPLNFIQNSLSRIIYGKKNEPIRWDRDDEIGALVKEYNKMIAALENSAQKLAQSERESAWREMAKQVAHEIKNPLTPLKLGLQLLDKSWKDKDPKFDQKFERFSKSFVEQIESLSSIASEFSAFAKMPDTKMVKLNLFEVLNQAVIIFKQMDNLTINYQALEHPFIINADRDQLLRCFNNLLKNAIEATPPDRNGVIDLNYLITSKNILLSIKDNGNGIPENMREKIFEPNFTTKSSGTGLGLAFIKNSIENAGGKVWFETELNVGTTFYLSLPSADDVQ, from the coding sequence TTGAGTTACAGGGTTAAAATACGTTTGCTGCTGGCCTTGCTTACCGTAAGCTTGTTTATAACGGCCGTTATTCTGCCTAATTCATATACGCCTGGCCGCACGCTCGAGCAAACCGCCCGCATACTTGAAGATAACATCCACGAAAGGGAGCATTTTATAGAGGAAATACTAAATGATTCGGTAAAGTTTAACGAGTTGAGGCAACTGCGCAAAAACGACCAGCTTGCCCTTAAGCTAATAAAAGATTATACCGTTAAAAACCATATATGGTTTATTACCCTTGATAGCGGCAGCCTTTCGTTCTGGAGCGGCGTTAAGGTGTTGCCGCCTAACCCGGGGCGCATAAAGCCGGGGCGTTCCTTTATAAAACAGCCTAACGGCTATTACGAAGCCGTGCGTAAGGATGATGGCGCTTTTTCGGCTATCTTTTTATTCCCGATAAAACAAAACTACGCCTTTCAAAATAATTACCTGCGCAACGGCTTTACCAAGGATCTGCTGAAGGATGACGATGATATTGTTGACCTGGCTGATTTTACCGACCGGCAATTTTATCCGGTTCACAGTGTAAGCGGGCAATACCTTTTTGGGGTAAAACTAAAAAACGACGCCGTAAACAGCCGGTATTTTTATTCGGAATTAACAGTATGGTTCTTTGCCTTTTTAGTACTCTGCCTGTTGGTTAATGATCTTTGCCTGCAGCTTGCGCGCAGGGGCAAGGCATTGCTCTCTATTGTGCTGTTGGTTTGCTTTATCAGCGCGTTAAGGTTTGTAAACCTGTTTTATCGCTGGCCCGATTTTACCTTCAAGCTCGACCTGTTTAATCCGAGCCACTACGCGTCTAACGCGCTGTTCCCTTCGCTTGGCGATTTTTGCATCAACATACTGTTCACCACGTGGCTGGCAGCCTTTATTTACGTAAACCGCAACTATCTGCTCAATAACATCCGCAGCAGGGCGGGTAGCTATGCTGTATTGCTTGGCTGCTCGGCATTTATAGTAGGCATATCGGCTTGGCTGCTGGAGCTGTTTAAGGGCCTGATCATTAATTCAAATATCAATTTTGATGTAACCAATGTGCTTAACTTATCGGGCCTTAGCGTAGTTGGTTTAGGGGTATTGTGCTTCGCTTTTTTAATATTCTATCTAATTAATGATGCTTTCGCGGCTATCTGCATCAAACTGCCTATTTCAAACGCGCATAAGGCTTTTGTTTTTTTAATGGTGATTGTAACGGCAACGGCTGTTTACACATGGATCAATAGCTTCAACGTTTTCTTCTTACTAATGGGTGTAATGGTGTTCATCCGGGCGTATGATTACCGTTTTGCTGATGGACGCCTCTCTGCCGTGCCCTTGCTTATCATGGTTTTTGTAGGGGCTATTATATCGTCGTTAGAGTTAAACACCTTTCAATCTATTAAAGAAATAGGGCAGCGCAAACTCCTGATAAAAAAATTGCTGGTGCCCGATGACGCCAACGTCAACGAATCATTAGGCAAGCTGGAAAAGCGCATTTTAAAAGATACCGAAGTAACAGGGGCTTTTGGAAAGCCCGGACAGGACGCCGCCCTGAAAACGCGTTTGCAAAAGCTGTATTTTGATGGTACGCTTTCGCGTTATGAGTTGAACATCCACCAGTTTGATAATAACGAGCAACCGCTGGGCACCGACACCAGCTACTCGCTGAGCGTATTTAAGGATCTGGTAATGTACAGCTCCTTTAAAGTGTCTAACTATTTTTACCGGGAGAATGAATCGTTCGGCTCGCAAAATTATTTCGCGGTGATGCCTGTGAGCGATCAGGGCGTTCGTAAAGGTTGCATCGTGATCGAGTTGCGGTCAAAAAAGCTGAACAACCCGAGGGCTTTTCCGGAGTTGCTGGTTGAGGGCGTAAATAACCAAAGCGATGAATTTAAAAACTACTCGTACGCCTTTTACACTGATGGCCGCCTGGTAACCCAAAGCGGTAATTATGTGTACGATGTGGTTAACAAAACTTTTGATGCGCCGGTAACTACCTACCGGTTTGTTACAACAAACAGCATTTATCCGGAATGGTACCGTACATTTTCGCGGCATAACCATTTGGTGTTCAAACAATCCAAACGTAATGTTATTGTGGTAAGCCGCAGCGAAAATTCATTGTTTTTTGGTGTAACCGCGCTTACCTTCTTTTTTGTACTGCTGTTGCTGTTTAGTTTGCTGGTGGTGCTTATACGCTGGTTGTGGTTGCGTATACGTATTTTATATGTGAGCGATAACCGGATAAAATGGGGCTTCCGCATCAACTTTGATAAAATATTGTACAAAACGCGTATCCAGTTCTCAATGATATTGGCTGTTGTGTTTACGCTGATTATTGTTGGTTTCATAACTTTCCTGTTCATCAGTACACAGTATAACTCACAGCAGGAGGAAATGATACGCGGTAAGATTGCCCGCATAACCGAGGCCTTTGAAAAAGGGCAGTTTAACAAGTATATCGACAATATCAACAAAGAAAAACTTACCGATTTTGACGAACTGGCCAATACCTACTCGGCCGATCTGACGCTGTTTAACCTGCAGGGCATACCGCTTATAAGTACGCAGCCAAAAATTTACGAGTATGGTTTGCACGTAAAACGCATGAATGCACGTGCGTTTATTTACATGAACAGGTTCCAGAAATCAGAGTATGTAAATGATGAGCAGATAGGCGATTTGAATTACAAATCGGTATATGCGCCGCTTAAAAACAATAAGCAGGAAACGGTAGCCTATTTGCAGTTGCCCTATTTTTCAAACGAGGTTGATTATAAAACCCAGGTTGGCGCACTGCTCAATGCCATGATAAACGTTTATGCACTCGTTTTTATAGCTATAGGGTTGCTGGCCGTTATCATCGCGAGACAAATTACCGCGCCGCTCAATTTTATTCAGAACAGCCTGAGCCGCATAATATATGGTAAGAAGAACGAGCCGATACGATGGGACCGTGACGATGAGATAGGCGCGCTGGTTAAGGAGTATAACAAAATGATAGCCGCTTTGGAGAACAGCGCGCAAAAACTGGCACAATCTGAAAGGGAGAGCGCCTGGCGCGAAATGGCCAAACAGGTTGCCCATGAAATTAAAAACCCGCTTACGCCGCTAAAGCTGGGTTTGCAGTTGCTTGATAAATCATGGAAAGACAAGGATCCCAAGTTCGACCAGAAATTTGAGCGCTTCAGCAAGTCGTTTGTGGAGCAGATAGAGAGTTTGTCGTCTATCGCCTCGGAGTTCTCGGCCTTTGCAAAAATGCCCGATACCAAAATGGTAAAGCTAAACCTGTTTGAGGTGCTTAACCAGGCTGTGATCATTTTTAAGCAGATGGATAACCTGACCATAAACTACCAGGCCCTTGAGCATCCGTTCATCATCAATGCTGACCGCGACCAGCTGCTGCGCTGCTTTAACAACTTGCTTAAGAATGCTATTGAAGCCACCCCGCCGGACAGGAACGGCGTGATAGATCTTAACTATCTCATCACCAGTAAAAACATCTTACTGAGCATTAAAGATAATGGTAACGGTATACCCGAAAATATGCGCGAGAAGATATTTGAGCCAAACTTTACCACCAAGAGCTCGGGCACCGGTTTGGGGCTGGCATTTATCAAAAACTCCATAGAAAACGCCGGCGGAAAGGTTTGGTTTGAAACCGAGCTTAACGTAGGTACTACCTTTTACTTAAGCCTGCCTTCGGCAGATGATGTTCAGTAG
- the fabD gene encoding ACP S-malonyltransferase, with protein sequence MNAYIFPGQGAQFVGMGKDLYETSDEARALFEKANDILGFSITDIMFNGTDEDLKQTRVTQPAIFLHSVIFAKVLGDSFKPDMVAGHSLGEFSALVSAGALSFEDGLRLVAARANAMQKACELQPSTMAAILGLDDFTVEDICQQVSDVVVPANYNCPGQLVISGTIAGVDAACEKLTAAGAKRALKLNVGGAFHSPLMESARVELEAAIVATNIKAPVCPIYQNIDAKPYTDPEKIKENLIAQLTGAVRWTQTVKHMLEDGATSFTEVGPGNVLQGLVKKVDRGVATASATINQ encoded by the coding sequence ATGAACGCATATATTTTTCCGGGCCAAGGCGCACAGTTTGTAGGTATGGGTAAAGACCTTTACGAAACATCAGACGAAGCACGCGCGCTTTTTGAAAAAGCTAATGATATTTTAGGCTTTAGCATTACCGACATTATGTTTAACGGTACCGATGAGGACCTTAAACAAACCCGCGTAACACAGCCGGCTATATTTTTACACTCGGTTATTTTTGCCAAGGTTTTAGGCGATAGCTTTAAGCCTGATATGGTTGCCGGTCACTCATTGGGCGAATTCTCTGCCTTGGTATCAGCCGGAGCTTTAAGTTTTGAAGATGGTTTGCGGTTAGTTGCCGCCCGAGCCAACGCCATGCAAAAAGCCTGTGAACTTCAACCATCAACCATGGCCGCTATTTTAGGGCTGGATGATTTTACAGTTGAGGATATTTGCCAGCAGGTGAGCGATGTGGTTGTTCCGGCTAATTACAATTGCCCGGGCCAACTGGTTATCTCAGGCACCATAGCCGGTGTTGATGCCGCTTGCGAAAAACTTACCGCCGCAGGCGCCAAACGTGCGCTTAAACTAAATGTAGGTGGAGCCTTTCACTCGCCTTTAATGGAGTCGGCACGTGTGGAGCTGGAAGCCGCCATTGTAGCGACTAACATAAAAGCGCCGGTTTGCCCTATCTACCAAAATATAGATGCCAAGCCGTATACTGATCCGGAAAAGATAAAAGAAAACCTGATAGCCCAGCTTACTGGCGCTGTACGCTGGACGCAAACCGTTAAGCATATGCTGGAGGATGGCGCCACCTCGTTTACCGAGGTAGGGCCGGGCAATGTACTGCAAGGCCTTGTGAAAAAGGTTGACAGGGGTGTTGCAACGGCGAGCGCAACCATCAATCAATAG
- the folE gene encoding GTP cyclohydrolase I FolE, translated as MDNNRHIPDRDDDIDGYEKIDRYNPDLIESLKGHYHEVLKLIGEHPGREGLLKTPERMAKAMLYLTHGYDLNAEEILKSAMFKEDYSQMVVVKDIEVYSMCEHHMLPFLGKAHVAYIPNGYVVGLSKIPRIVDVFARRLQVQERLTNEIRDCIQQTLNPIGVGVVIECRHMCMSMRGVQKQNSVTTTSAFTGAFLQDKTRTEFLNLISSRLS; from the coding sequence ATGGATAACAACCGCCACATACCCGACCGCGATGACGACATTGACGGTTACGAAAAAATAGACCGCTACAACCCCGACCTGATTGAAAGCCTGAAAGGCCATTACCACGAAGTGCTAAAACTGATCGGTGAGCATCCCGGTCGCGAAGGCTTGCTTAAAACGCCCGAGCGTATGGCCAAGGCCATGCTTTACCTAACGCATGGATATGACCTGAATGCCGAGGAGATACTCAAATCGGCCATGTTTAAGGAGGATTACAGCCAAATGGTTGTAGTTAAGGATATTGAGGTATACTCCATGTGCGAGCACCATATGCTGCCCTTTTTAGGTAAGGCGCATGTTGCCTACATACCTAATGGCTATGTAGTAGGCCTGAGCAAAATACCACGTATAGTTGATGTGTTTGCCCGCCGCCTGCAGGTGCAAGAGCGTTTAACTAATGAGATACGTGATTGTATACAGCAAACCCTTAACCCGATTGGCGTAGGCGTGGTAATTGAGTGCCGCCACATGTGCATGAGCATGCGCGGCGTACAAAAGCAAAACTCGGTAACCACCACATCGGCATTTACAGGTGCATTTTTGCAGGATAAAACACGCACCGAATTTTTGAATCTTATTTCATCAAGATTGAGTTAG
- a CDS encoding 6-pyruvoyl trahydropterin synthase family protein, whose protein sequence is MIYITRREHFNAAHRMYRDEWSEEKNAEVFGKCANPNWHGHNYNLFVTIKGQISYETGYLMDLKDLKAIIQEYIVEKLDHKNLNKDVDFMQGKMASTELLCIEIFNQLKSPIEANQGVYLHSVRLHETENNYAEYFGE, encoded by the coding sequence ATGATCTATATAACGCGCAGAGAACATTTTAACGCGGCCCACCGTATGTACAGGGACGAGTGGAGCGAAGAAAAAAATGCTGAGGTATTTGGCAAGTGCGCTAACCCTAACTGGCATGGCCACAATTACAATCTGTTTGTAACCATAAAGGGGCAAATAAGTTATGAAACCGGTTACCTGATGGATTTGAAAGATCTGAAAGCCATTATACAGGAATATATTGTTGAAAAGCTGGATCATAAAAACCTGAACAAGGATGTTGATTTTATGCAGGGCAAAATGGCATCAACCGAGTTACTGTGCATCGAGATTTTTAACCAGCTTAAATCGCCCATTGAGGCCAACCAAGGCGTATACCTGCACTCGGTACGCCTGCACGAAACTGAAAATAATTATGCTGAATACTTTGGCGAATAA